Proteins from one Brevibacillus humidisoli genomic window:
- a CDS encoding 50S ribosomal protein L7ae-like protein codes for MSYEKVERAKELTIGIKQTIKAVESGQVEEVYLSEDADKRLIQKVQLLCKEKGVPVIYVDSMRRLGKACGIEVGAAAAAIKKTV; via the coding sequence ATGTCTTATGAAAAAGTGGAGCGGGCCAAGGAGCTGACCATCGGGATCAAGCAGACGATCAAAGCGGTGGAGTCAGGACAGGTAGAAGAAGTCTACCTATCCGAGGATGCCGACAAGCGTCTGATCCAAAAAGTGCAGCTGCTTTGCAAGGAAAAGGGTGTTCCAGTCATTTACGTCGATTCCATGCGCCGTCTTGGGAAGGCGTGCGGAATAGAGGTCGGTGCAGCAGCTGCTGCGATCAAAAAGACTGTATGA
- the rpsL gene encoding 30S ribosomal protein S12 — MPTINQLVRKGRKDKFVKSKSPALQKGYNSFKKSQTNQSSPQKRGVCTRVGTMTPKKPNSALRKYARVRLTNGIEVTAYIGGIGHNLQEHSVVLVRGGRVKDLPGVRYHIVRGALDTAGVNNRMQGRSKYGTKRPKEAKK, encoded by the coding sequence ATGCCTACAATCAACCAATTAGTGCGCAAGGGTCGTAAAGACAAGTTTGTGAAGTCGAAGTCCCCGGCTCTGCAAAAGGGGTACAACAGCTTCAAAAAGTCGCAAACGAACCAAAGCTCTCCGCAAAAACGCGGTGTATGCACCCGCGTAGGTACGATGACGCCGAAGAAACCAAACTCCGCGCTTCGTAAATACGCTCGTGTGCGCTTGACCAACGGCATCGAGGTTACCGCATACATCGGCGGTATCGGCCATAACCTGCAGGAGCACAGCGTTGTGCTTGTGCGTGGCGGCCGGGTAAAAGACCTGCCAGGGGTTCGTTACCATATCGTGCGTGGCGCACTGGATACGGCTGGCGTTAACAACCGTATGCAAGGCCGCTCCAAATATGGTACGAAACGTCCGAAAGAAGCCAAAAAATAA
- the rpsG gene encoding 30S ribosomal protein S7, producing the protein MPRKGPVARRDVLPDPIYNSKLVTRLINRMMIDGKRGVAQNILYNAFGIVQERTGRDPMEVFEEALKNIMPVLEVKARRVGGANYQVPIEVKPERRTTLGLRWLVNYARTRGEKTMQERLANEIIDAANNTGAAVKKREDTHKMAEANKAFAHYRW; encoded by the coding sequence ATGCCTCGTAAAGGACCGGTTGCCCGTCGGGATGTATTGCCTGATCCGATCTACAACAGCAAGTTGGTTACCCGCCTCATCAACCGCATGATGATTGATGGGAAGCGTGGTGTCGCGCAGAACATTCTGTACAACGCATTTGGTATCGTACAGGAGCGCACTGGCCGCGATCCGATGGAAGTGTTTGAAGAAGCACTGAAAAATATCATGCCTGTACTGGAAGTAAAAGCTCGCCGTGTCGGTGGTGCGAACTACCAGGTGCCGATCGAAGTGAAGCCTGAGCGCCGTACGACGCTGGGTCTGCGTTGGTTGGTCAACTACGCTCGCACTCGCGGTGAGAAAACCATGCAGGAGCGTTTGGCAAACGAAATTATCGATGCAGCCAACAACACAGGTGCCGCTGTCAAAAAACGTGAGGATACTCACAAAATGGCAGAAGCAAACAAAGCATTTGCGCACTATCGTTGGTAG
- the fusA gene encoding elongation factor G, with translation MAREFSLANTRNIGIMAHIDAGKTTTTERILFYTGRVHKIGEVHEGAATMDWMEQEQERGITITSAATTAQWKGHRINIIDTPGHVDFTVEVERSLRVLDGTVAVFDAKGGVEPQSETVWRQADNYGVPRICYINKMDIIGANFDMCVDQIRDRLGANPVPIQYPIGAEDNFTGIVDLVTMQAYTYTDDLGTRTEAHDIPDDLKEKCEQLHLQLVEAAAEQDEELMMKYLEGEELTIEEIKGALRKGTVEVKLVPVLCGSSYKNKGVQLMLDAVVDYLPSPLDVPAIRGTLPDSEEEVTRESDDNGPFSALAFKIMTDPYVGKLTFFRVYSGTLSSGSYVLNSTKGKRERVGRILQMHANHREEIPVVYSGDIAAAVGLKETTTGDTLCDEKAPVILESMQFPEPVIDVAIEPKSKADQDKMGVALSKLAEEDPTFRARTDEETGQTIIAGMGELHLEIIVDRLKREFKVDANVGAPQVAYRETFRGSAKVEGKFVRQSGGRGQYGHVWVEFSPLEPGQGFEFENKIVGGVVPREYVPAVQAGIEEAMKNGVLAGYPLVDIKAVLVDGSYHDVDSSEMAFKVAGSLALKEAAKKCNAVILEPVMRVEVTVPEEYMGDVMGDLNSRRGRIEGMEARANAQVIRAMVPLAEMFGYSTVLRSRTQGRGQYSMHLDHYEEVPKSIADEIIKKAKGE, from the coding sequence ATGGCTCGCGAGTTTTCTCTAGCGAATACGCGCAACATCGGGATCATGGCCCATATCGACGCTGGAAAAACGACCACGACAGAGCGCATTCTGTTTTACACCGGTCGTGTCCACAAGATTGGGGAAGTGCACGAAGGTGCCGCAACCATGGACTGGATGGAGCAAGAGCAAGAGCGTGGTATTACCATCACCTCTGCTGCCACAACTGCTCAATGGAAAGGCCACCGCATCAATATCATCGATACACCAGGACACGTAGACTTCACGGTTGAAGTAGAACGTTCCCTGCGCGTACTCGATGGTACGGTTGCAGTTTTTGATGCCAAGGGCGGAGTCGAGCCTCAATCGGAGACAGTTTGGCGTCAGGCGGACAACTATGGTGTGCCGCGTATCTGCTACATCAACAAGATGGATATCATTGGCGCCAACTTCGACATGTGTGTAGACCAGATCCGTGACCGACTTGGTGCAAACCCTGTGCCGATCCAATATCCGATCGGAGCAGAGGACAATTTCACCGGTATCGTCGACCTGGTTACCATGCAGGCTTATACCTACACGGATGACCTGGGTACACGGACGGAAGCACACGACATTCCAGACGACTTGAAAGAGAAGTGTGAACAACTGCACCTGCAGCTTGTCGAAGCAGCTGCCGAGCAAGACGAGGAACTGATGATGAAGTACCTCGAAGGTGAAGAGCTGACGATCGAGGAGATCAAAGGCGCTCTCCGCAAAGGTACGGTAGAAGTCAAGCTGGTTCCGGTCCTGTGTGGTTCTTCTTATAAAAACAAAGGTGTTCAGCTGATGCTTGATGCTGTGGTGGACTACCTGCCGTCTCCGCTGGACGTACCTGCGATCAGAGGTACGCTGCCGGATTCGGAGGAAGAGGTTACGCGTGAATCTGACGACAACGGCCCATTCTCGGCGTTGGCGTTCAAGATCATGACCGACCCGTATGTTGGTAAGCTGACTTTCTTCCGCGTTTATTCCGGTACGCTTTCTTCCGGTTCTTATGTCTTGAACTCGACCAAAGGCAAGCGCGAGCGCGTCGGTCGTATTCTGCAGATGCACGCCAACCACCGCGAAGAGATTCCGGTCGTATACTCTGGCGATATCGCAGCTGCAGTAGGTTTGAAAGAAACGACAACCGGTGACACACTGTGTGACGAGAAAGCGCCAGTCATTCTGGAGTCCATGCAGTTCCCAGAGCCAGTCATCGACGTGGCAATCGAGCCGAAGTCGAAAGCGGACCAAGATAAAATGGGTGTGGCTCTGTCCAAGCTGGCTGAAGAAGATCCTACTTTCCGGGCCCGGACAGACGAAGAGACAGGTCAGACAATTATCGCCGGTATGGGTGAGCTTCACCTGGAGATCATCGTAGACCGTCTGAAGCGCGAGTTTAAAGTGGATGCCAACGTTGGCGCTCCGCAAGTCGCGTATCGTGAAACGTTCCGCGGATCGGCTAAAGTCGAAGGGAAGTTTGTTCGCCAATCTGGTGGCCGTGGTCAATACGGGCACGTTTGGGTGGAGTTCTCCCCGCTTGAGCCAGGTCAAGGCTTCGAGTTTGAAAACAAAATCGTCGGTGGCGTAGTGCCGAGAGAATACGTACCGGCTGTTCAGGCTGGTATTGAAGAAGCGATGAAGAACGGCGTATTGGCCGGCTATCCGCTGGTTGATATCAAAGCTGTTCTCGTTGACGGTAGCTACCACGATGTTGACTCCTCTGAGATGGCATTTAAAGTAGCTGGTTCTCTCGCATTGAAAGAAGCAGCGAAAAAATGTAATGCTGTTATCTTGGAACCTGTGATGAGAGTCGAAGTTACTGTACCGGAAGAGTACATGGGTGACGTAATGGGTGACCTCAACTCCCGCCGTGGACGGATCGAAGGGATGGAAGCTCGCGCTAATGCGCAGGTGATCCGCGCCATGGTTCCGCTGGCGGAGATGTTTGGCTACTCTACTGTGCTGCGTTCGCGCACCCAAGGTCGCGGTCAGTACTCGATGCATCTCGACCACTACGAAGAAGTGCCGAAGAGCATCGCTGACGAGATCATCAAAAAGGCAAAAGGCGAATAA
- the tuf gene encoding elongation factor Tu, with the protein MAKEKFERSKPHVNIGTIGHVDHGKTTLTAAITTVLASQGKAKAMDYGSIDAAPEERERGITINTAHVEYETENRHYAHVDCPGHADYVKNMITGAAQMDGAILVVSAADGPMPQTREHILLSRQVGVPYIVVFMNKCDMVDDEELLELVEMEIRDLLSQYEFPGDDIPVIKGSALQALENPGSDWGQKIIELMDAVDAYIPTPERATDKPFLMPVEDVFTITGRGTVATGRVERGIVKVGDSVEIVGLAEETKSTTVTGVEMFRKLLDQAEAGDNIGALLRGVERKEIERGQCLAKPGSVKPYTKFKCEVYVLSKEEGGRHTPFFANYRPQFYFRTTDVTGIIKLPEGVEMIMPGDNTEFEVELIAPVAMEQGTRFAIREGGRTVGAGVVSQIVE; encoded by the coding sequence ATGGCAAAAGAAAAATTTGAGCGGAGTAAACCGCATGTAAACATTGGTACGATCGGTCACGTTGACCACGGTAAAACCACGCTGACTGCTGCAATCACCACTGTACTTGCTTCTCAAGGGAAAGCAAAAGCAATGGACTACGGCAGCATCGACGCTGCTCCGGAAGAGCGCGAGCGCGGTATCACGATCAACACGGCACACGTTGAGTATGAAACGGAAAACCGCCACTATGCTCACGTTGACTGCCCAGGCCACGCCGACTACGTGAAAAACATGATCACCGGTGCAGCTCAAATGGACGGAGCAATCCTGGTTGTATCCGCTGCTGACGGTCCGATGCCGCAAACGCGCGAGCACATCCTGCTCTCCCGCCAAGTAGGTGTTCCGTACATCGTAGTCTTCATGAACAAGTGCGACATGGTAGACGACGAAGAGCTGTTGGAACTGGTTGAAATGGAAATCCGCGACCTGCTGTCGCAATATGAGTTCCCTGGTGACGACATTCCGGTCATCAAAGGATCCGCTCTGCAAGCTCTGGAAAACCCGGGCAGCGATTGGGGACAAAAAATCATCGAGCTGATGGATGCAGTAGATGCCTACATCCCTACCCCTGAGCGTGCTACTGACAAGCCGTTCCTGATGCCGGTAGAGGACGTATTCACCATCACTGGTCGTGGTACCGTTGCTACCGGTCGTGTAGAGCGCGGTATCGTAAAAGTGGGTGACTCCGTAGAAATCGTTGGTCTGGCTGAAGAGACCAAGTCTACTACTGTAACAGGTGTAGAGATGTTCCGCAAACTGCTCGACCAAGCAGAAGCTGGTGACAACATCGGTGCCCTGCTCCGTGGTGTTGAGCGTAAGGAAATCGAGCGCGGTCAATGTCTGGCCAAGCCGGGTTCCGTTAAACCTTACACCAAGTTTAAGTGCGAAGTATACGTACTGTCCAAAGAAGAGGGCGGCCGTCACACTCCGTTCTTTGCCAACTACCGTCCGCAATTCTACTTCCGTACCACGGACGTTACTGGCATCATCAAACTGCCGGAAGGCGTTGAGATGATTATGCCTGGTGACAACACCGAGTTTGAAGTAGAACTGATCGCACCGGTAGCAATGGAGCAAGGTACTCGCTTCGCTATCCGCGAAGGTGGCCGTACTGTAGGTGCTGGAGTCGTATCGCAAATCGTTGAGTAA
- a CDS encoding small, acid-soluble spore protein, alpha/beta type, translating to MSRIWITLGADTIAHQYRSVGGEMTKSLVKLAEQKLFKF from the coding sequence GTGTCAAGAATTTGGATTACGCTAGGCGCGGACACGATAGCCCATCAATATAGGAGCGTAGGGGGAGAGATGACGAAAAGTCTGGTTAAACTGGCAGAGCAGAAATTGTTTAAATTCTAA
- a CDS encoding DMT family transporter yields the protein MQQSEKYIYVILTGVITLWGLNVVMVKYLSFFPPVLIAAIRMTIAASVLLPFVLWKVGRTKLQWQDWLLIIGVSASSITLHQIFIAWGVQHTSAGNTSLILGLNPLVTALLAVPFLGEPLTKRKVVGIGIGLIGVLIVVLSQTGEGGVALRGFGDLLIFLSMLMYVIGGLLIRKATARGTHVLVVTAYSHAIASVLLWSTAILVYPAAVFSSIDTEPFTWLVIVVSGALATGLGTLGWNHGIRQLGAGRTSVFLNGMPLTSLLFAALLLGESLGLLHLLALAMIIMGVYLGSYQRSSAPLAVTKLGKQLNG from the coding sequence ATGCAGCAAAGTGAGAAATATATCTACGTTATCTTGACCGGGGTCATTACGCTTTGGGGTCTGAACGTGGTGATGGTCAAGTATCTCTCTTTTTTTCCGCCGGTGCTGATTGCAGCGATTCGCATGACGATTGCTGCTTCCGTGCTGCTTCCGTTTGTGCTTTGGAAAGTGGGAAGAACGAAACTGCAGTGGCAGGACTGGCTGTTGATCATCGGTGTGAGTGCCAGTTCGATCACCCTGCACCAAATCTTTATCGCTTGGGGTGTTCAACATACATCGGCTGGCAATACCTCTCTCATTCTCGGATTAAACCCGTTGGTAACCGCACTGCTTGCCGTTCCATTCCTGGGTGAACCCCTAACAAAAAGAAAAGTGGTCGGGATCGGCATTGGCCTCATTGGTGTGCTGATTGTGGTGCTGTCGCAAACGGGAGAAGGCGGCGTTGCGTTGCGCGGCTTTGGTGACCTTTTGATTTTTCTGTCGATGCTGATGTACGTGATCGGGGGGCTGCTCATTCGAAAAGCAACAGCTCGAGGAACACACGTACTGGTGGTAACCGCCTATTCTCATGCAATTGCCTCCGTGCTCCTCTGGTCGACTGCTATACTGGTGTATCCGGCAGCGGTATTCAGCTCGATTGACACAGAGCCGTTTACCTGGCTGGTGATCGTCGTGTCGGGAGCCTTGGCAACCGGTCTTGGCACACTAGGCTGGAACCATGGCATCAGGCAGTTGGGAGCAGGCAGAACATCAGTTTTTCTCAACGGTATGCCGCTAACCAGTTTATTATTTGCGGCACTGCTGTTAGGCGAATCGCTGGGACTGCTTCATCTGCTGGCGCTGGCAATGATCATAATGGGGGTCTACCTTGGTTCCTATCAACGGAGTTCAGCACCGCTCGCCGTAACGAAACTAGGCAAACAACTGAATGGATGA
- a CDS encoding globin, giving the protein MAQLHDNPYELIGGSETIANLVDNFYDLVKQNPDLSPLFPEDFTQVKEKQYCFLTQYLGGPALYSQRYGHPMLRARHLPFPITPTRAQAWLSCMSEAMDRIGLEGPIRQTIFQRMTMIAHHMVNTIEENQAGQE; this is encoded by the coding sequence ATGGCTCAACTGCATGACAATCCATACGAGCTGATCGGCGGATCCGAGACAATAGCCAATCTGGTTGACAACTTTTACGACCTGGTGAAGCAGAACCCAGACCTATCCCCGCTGTTCCCCGAGGATTTTACGCAGGTAAAGGAAAAGCAATACTGCTTTCTCACGCAATATCTCGGCGGGCCCGCTCTTTACAGCCAGCGTTATGGCCACCCGATGCTTCGGGCCCGTCATCTGCCGTTCCCAATCACCCCGACAAGGGCGCAGGCTTGGCTATCCTGCATGAGTGAAGCGATGGATCGAATCGGATTGGAGGGGCCGATACGGCAGACGATTTTCCAGCGGATGACGATGATCGCGCACCATATGGTCAATACAATAGAAGAAAACCAAGCGGGGCAGGAGTGA
- the rpsJ gene encoding 30S ribosomal protein S10: protein MAKQKIRIRLKAYDHKILDQSAEKIVETAKRSGANVSGPIPLPTEKAVYTILRAVHKYKDSREQFEMRTHKRLIDILNPTPQTVDALMRLDLPSGVDIEIKL from the coding sequence ATGGCAAAACAAAAGATTCGTATCCGTTTGAAGGCGTACGATCACAAAATCCTCGATCAGTCTGCTGAGAAAATCGTAGAAACAGCGAAACGTTCCGGTGCCAACGTATCTGGACCGATTCCGCTTCCTACGGAAAAGGCAGTGTACACGATTCTGCGTGCTGTGCATAAGTACAAGGATTCTCGTGAACAGTTCGAAATGCGTACACATAAACGCTTGATCGACATTCTGAATCCGACGCCGCAAACGGTTGACGCACTGATGCGCCTTGACCTGCCGTCTGGTGTGGATATCGAGATCAAGTTGTAA
- the rplC gene encoding 50S ribosomal protein L3, whose translation MTKGILGKKLGMTQVFGPNGTAIAVTVIEAGPCVVLQKKDQDNDGYEAIQIGYEDKKEHRANKPEKGHAAKANTAPKRFVREISGVNLGEYEVGQELKADIFAAGDVVDVAGVTKGKGFQGAIKRHNQARGPMAHGSRYHRGPGSLGAIAPNRVFKGQTLPGQMGGDNVTIQNLEVVKVDADRNLILVKGSVPGPKNSYVVVRSAVKNK comes from the coding sequence ATGACCAAAGGAATCTTAGGGAAGAAACTGGGCATGACCCAAGTGTTCGGTCCGAACGGTACCGCGATCGCTGTAACTGTGATTGAAGCTGGTCCTTGCGTGGTTCTGCAGAAGAAGGATCAGGACAACGACGGTTATGAAGCGATTCAGATCGGCTATGAGGACAAGAAAGAACACCGCGCAAACAAGCCTGAGAAGGGGCATGCAGCGAAAGCCAACACGGCACCTAAGCGCTTCGTCCGCGAGATTAGCGGAGTAAACCTCGGTGAGTACGAGGTAGGTCAGGAGTTAAAAGCTGATATTTTTGCCGCAGGAGACGTTGTTGACGTGGCAGGTGTGACCAAGGGGAAAGGGTTCCAGGGTGCGATCAAGCGTCACAACCAAGCTCGTGGACCGATGGCTCACGGTTCCCGTTACCATCGTGGTCCTGGTTCGCTCGGTGCGATCGCTCCGAACCGCGTGTTTAAAGGTCAGACGCTGCCAGGACAAATGGGTGGCGACAACGTGACGATTCAAAACCTGGAAGTCGTCAAAGTGGACGCTGACCGCAATCTGATTCTGGTTAAAGGTTCCGTGCCTGGTCCGAAAAACAGCTACGTGGTTGTTCGTTCGGCAGTCAAGAACAAGTAA